In Phaeobacter gallaeciensis DSM 26640, a genomic segment contains:
- a CDS encoding TRAP transporter large permease, whose product MLIWFLPLFLFLLLIGLPVFFCLLAAPGALLWLNGQERDLTLLYRNLYNGMDSFPLMAIPFFMLAGELMNRGGITLRLVEFSQALMGHLRGGLAQVNILSSILFAGLSGSAVADTSALGSMLIPAMEREGYSRKFAAAVTAASSVIGPIIPPSGIMIIYAYVMGESVAALFLAGIVPGILVGVGLMVMVRAMADRYELPAARRVVFDTVEIGAMERWFSFGLVRLNLGLLLMQFVPLGEGAGAQMKWLAFLGAVLFAHGLMLGLRRVVSPAFRTICKRAVVPLQTPVLILGGILAGVFTPTEAAAVAVAYALLISFLVLGSMRLADLPQVFSRAGFTSAVVLLLVGAAMSFKTVVSLSHAPEQLADFILTLSENPLILLFLINLLLFVVGMFLDAGPAIIILGPILGPVFTDLGVESVHFAIIMCVNLTVGLATPPMGLVLFVAAAVSQERVTTIAKAILPFLAIEIAVIFLITFVPAISLTIPRLTGFLN is encoded by the coding sequence ATGTTGATCTGGTTCCTGCCGCTGTTTCTGTTCCTTCTCCTGATTGGTTTACCGGTCTTTTTCTGCCTTTTGGCAGCCCCTGGCGCTCTCCTGTGGCTGAATGGGCAAGAACGCGATCTGACGCTGCTGTATCGCAATCTTTACAACGGGATGGACAGCTTTCCCCTGATGGCAATTCCGTTCTTCATGCTCGCGGGGGAGCTGATGAACCGGGGCGGCATCACTCTACGGCTGGTTGAGTTCTCGCAGGCCCTGATGGGGCATCTGCGCGGCGGGCTGGCGCAGGTTAATATTCTGTCCTCGATCCTTTTTGCCGGACTTTCAGGGTCGGCAGTTGCTGATACCTCGGCGCTTGGCTCAATGCTGATCCCTGCGATGGAGCGCGAGGGCTACAGCCGGAAATTCGCGGCGGCCGTGACCGCTGCTAGCTCGGTGATTGGGCCGATCATTCCACCCTCAGGCATTATGATCATCTATGCCTATGTGATGGGCGAAAGCGTCGCGGCGCTTTTCCTGGCGGGCATCGTGCCGGGTATTCTGGTGGGCGTTGGCTTGATGGTTATGGTCCGCGCCATGGCGGATCGCTATGAGCTGCCCGCTGCGCGGCGGGTGGTGTTTGACACGGTCGAGATTGGGGCGATGGAGCGCTGGTTCTCTTTTGGGCTGGTGCGGCTGAACCTTGGTCTGCTGCTGATGCAGTTTGTGCCACTGGGCGAGGGGGCCGGGGCGCAGATGAAATGGCTTGCCTTCCTTGGGGCGGTGCTGTTTGCCCATGGGCTGATGCTGGGGTTGCGCCGCGTTGTCAGCCCTGCGTTTCGCACCATCTGCAAACGGGCCGTGGTGCCATTACAAACGCCAGTCCTGATCCTTGGCGGCATTCTCGCGGGCGTCTTCACCCCGACAGAGGCCGCCGCTGTAGCGGTCGCTTACGCGCTGTTGATCAGCTTTCTGGTACTAGGATCAATGCGCCTGGCAGACCTGCCACAGGTGTTTTCGCGCGCCGGGTTCACCTCGGCGGTGGTACTGCTGCTGGTTGGCGCTGCGATGTCGTTCAAGACCGTCGTCAGCCTCAGCCACGCGCCGGAGCAACTGGCGGATTTCATTCTGACGCTGTCGGAAAACCCGCTGATCCTGCTGTTCCTGATCAATCTGCTTCTGTTTGTTGTTGGCATGTTTCTGGATGCAGGACCTGCGATCATCATCCTTGGTCCAATCCTTGGGCCGGTGTTCACGGATCTCGGCGTTGAATCGGTGCATTTTGCCATCATCATGTGTGTGAACCTGACGGTCGGTCTTGCGACCCCACCCATGGGATTGGTGTTATTTGTGGCCGCTGCCGTCTCGCAGGAGCGTGTC
- a CDS encoding TRAP transporter small permease, producing MTAVLSVLNILRPLNTGLLAAGRWVGVFAIGLMVLAILIQVFFRYVLGSALPWPDEAARFCMLWMTGLMAPTALRSGGFVAIDVVDSLLRGWLFHLLQLLLLLIGLTVLIVGLQIGYKEVTGLGGRFATASLYLPTSLGLDSWFRVPRSWMMLSLLVGLGLLILVNIELILERIVRLFGHGDRLPERPGMSIGGAE from the coding sequence ATGACGGCAGTTTTATCTGTCCTGAATATACTGCGCCCGCTCAACACCGGCCTGCTTGCAGCCGGTCGTTGGGTGGGCGTTTTTGCCATTGGCCTGATGGTTCTGGCGATCCTTATTCAAGTGTTCTTTCGCTATGTTCTGGGCAGTGCCTTGCCTTGGCCGGACGAAGCGGCGCGGTTCTGCATGTTGTGGATGACAGGCCTGATGGCGCCTACTGCATTGCGCAGCGGCGGCTTTGTTGCGATTGACGTTGTCGACTCGCTCTTGCGCGGCTGGCTGTTTCATCTCTTGCAGCTGCTGCTATTGCTGATTGGCCTGACCGTGCTGATCGTGGGGCTCCAGATCGGCTACAAGGAGGTCACGGGGCTTGGCGGGCGCTTTGCCACGGCCTCACTCTACCTGCCGACCTCACTTGGACTCGACAGTTGGTTCCGGGTGCCGCGCAGCTGGATGATGTTGTCCCTGCTGGTGGGTCTTGGACTGCTGATTCTGGTCAATATCGAATTGATCCTGGAACGCATCGTGCGGTTGTTCGGCCACGGGGATCGCCTGCCGGAGCGTCCGGGGATGAGCATCGGAGGGGCTGAGTGA
- a CDS encoding flavin reductase family protein: MSVHAGQGKHSFVPAADNTRLLRDAFGRFATGVTIVTAACEQGVVAITANSFTSVSLTPPLVLWSPDRNSRRFPYFEEARHYAIHVLAADQDDLCWQVAKDAFGLNHLQLSQNEDGVPLLENCLARFECTRSAIHDGGDHAIVLGHVDRATMREEGDALTFYKGQMGQIAASS; the protein is encoded by the coding sequence ATGTCTGTGCATGCGGGGCAGGGCAAACACAGCTTTGTCCCGGCGGCTGACAATACCCGGCTGCTGCGCGATGCCTTCGGTCGCTTCGCGACGGGCGTGACCATTGTGACGGCAGCCTGCGAGCAGGGCGTGGTGGCGATCACCGCCAACAGTTTTACCTCGGTTTCGCTGACGCCGCCGCTGGTGCTGTGGTCGCCGGACCGCAACTCGCGCCGCTTTCCCTATTTTGAGGAAGCCCGCCATTACGCCATCCATGTATTGGCGGCGGATCAGGATGATTTGTGTTGGCAGGTCGCAAAAGATGCTTTTGGGCTGAACCATTTGCAGCTTTCGCAGAACGAGGATGGTGTGCCGCTGTTGGAGAACTGTCTGGCGCGTTTCGAATGCACCCGCTCAGCCATCCATGATGGAGGGGACCACGCCATCGTGCTGGGACATGTGGACCGCGCAACCATGCGCGAAGAAGGGGATGCGCTGACATTCTACAAGGGTCAGATGGGCCAGATCGCCGCCTCAAGCTAG
- a CDS encoding aldo/keto reductase translates to MERIKIAEGLDFSRLVYGMWRLGDDSDTSTAHVEAKIEACLAQGITTFDQADIYGGYTAEGILGQALKANPALLDQMEIVTKCDIVAPVGRYADAKVKHYDTSAAHITRSVETSLSEMGIDHIDLLLIHRPDPLMDHVETGRVLDDLVAAGKLRAVGVSNFRPRDWELLQSAMTTPLATNQIELSLSEINPFTNGDLAFHQRHGHPLMAWSPLGGGGLMTGSGQLAERLDAIAAAQGVDRAAVAIAFLLRHPAQILPVLGTNNLERIKQASDALKVELDRPTWFKLYEAALGREVA, encoded by the coding sequence ATGGAACGTATCAAGATCGCAGAAGGGCTGGATTTCAGCCGTCTGGTCTATGGCATGTGGCGTCTGGGCGATGACAGCGATACATCGACCGCTCATGTTGAGGCCAAGATCGAGGCCTGTCTGGCGCAGGGCATCACCACCTTTGATCAGGCGGATATCTATGGCGGGTACACGGCTGAGGGGATTTTGGGACAGGCGCTGAAGGCCAATCCGGCACTGCTGGATCAGATGGAGATCGTGACCAAATGCGATATCGTTGCGCCCGTGGGGCGCTATGCGGATGCGAAGGTCAAACACTATGACACATCCGCGGCGCATATCACCCGGTCGGTGGAAACCTCGCTGTCTGAGATGGGCATTGACCACATCGACCTGCTGTTGATCCACCGCCCGGATCCGTTGATGGATCACGTTGAAACGGGTCGAGTGTTGGATGATCTGGTCGCCGCAGGCAAACTGCGCGCGGTGGGGGTGTCGAACTTCCGCCCCAGGGATTGGGAGTTGCTGCAATCAGCGATGACGACGCCGCTGGCGACCAATCAGATCGAACTGTCTTTGTCCGAAATCAACCCCTTCACCAATGGGGACCTGGCGTTTCATCAACGGCACGGCCATCCGCTGATGGCCTGGTCGCCGCTTGGTGGCGGAGGCTTAATGACCGGTAGTGGCCAACTGGCCGAACGGCTGGATGCAATTGCCGCAGCGCAGGGCGTGGACCGCGCCGCGGTTGCCATAGCCTTCCTACTGCGGCATCCGGCGCAAATCCTGCCGGTGCTGGGCACCAATAATCTGGAGCGGATCAAGCAGGCCTCCGACGCGCTGAAGGTCGAGCTGGATCGCCCGACCTGGTTCAAACTCTATGAGGCGGCATTGGGCCGGGAGGTTGCATGA
- a CDS encoding LLM class flavin-dependent oxidoreductase, whose protein sequence is MSVVPVTSADLDAVEVSWFAALCSDDYQFLGVPDGGLRSSWAHCSDIVKEAEAQGFRNILCPSSYQVGQDTLSFVAGCAPITDRINMLAAVRCGEMQPIMLARTLATLDHMLEGRLTVNIISSDFPGEKADSAFRYQRSREVVEILKQAWTRDDINHKGEVYQFEGLTTDPAKPYQTGGPLLYFGGYSPSALELCGEHCDVYLMWPEKMEDLAGRMQAVHSVAERYGRTLDYGLRVHVIVRDTEAEAYEYADHIVSKLDDAQGKAIRDRALDATSLGVAHQAKNRDIADEFGFIEPNLWTGVGRARSGCGAALVGSTDQVMSKLEAYQKMGIRAFVLSGYPHLEEARHFGARVMPHLKTCSLPHEYGRVPQSTPATPLGNGERR, encoded by the coding sequence ATGAGCGTTGTTCCGGTAACATCTGCAGATCTTGATGCGGTGGAAGTGTCTTGGTTTGCTGCGCTCTGCTCCGATGACTACCAGTTTCTTGGCGTGCCGGATGGGGGGCTGCGATCGTCCTGGGCGCATTGCTCCGATATCGTGAAAGAGGCCGAGGCACAGGGGTTTCGCAACATCCTCTGTCCATCGTCTTATCAGGTGGGACAGGATACCCTCAGTTTTGTGGCGGGCTGCGCTCCGATTACCGACAGGATCAATATGCTGGCAGCGGTACGCTGCGGTGAGATGCAGCCGATCATGCTGGCACGCACCCTGGCGACACTGGACCACATGCTGGAGGGGCGGTTGACGGTGAATATCATCTCCTCTGATTTTCCAGGCGAGAAAGCGGACAGCGCGTTCCGATATCAGAGATCGCGCGAGGTGGTGGAGATCCTGAAACAAGCCTGGACCCGGGATGACATCAACCACAAGGGCGAGGTCTATCAGTTCGAGGGGCTGACCACGGACCCCGCAAAACCCTATCAGACTGGCGGGCCACTGTTGTATTTCGGAGGGTACTCTCCGTCGGCGCTGGAGCTTTGCGGTGAACACTGCGACGTTTATCTGATGTGGCCGGAAAAGATGGAAGATCTGGCCGGTCGGATGCAGGCTGTTCACAGTGTTGCGGAGCGTTACGGGCGCACGTTGGACTATGGGCTGCGGGTGCATGTCATCGTGCGCGACACCGAGGCTGAGGCCTATGAATATGCTGATCATATCGTCTCAAAACTGGATGATGCGCAGGGCAAGGCCATCCGGGATCGCGCGCTGGATGCCACCTCTCTGGGTGTCGCACATCAGGCGAAGAATCGCGATATCGCCGATGAATTCGGGTTTATCGAGCCAAACCTCTGGACAGGAGTGGGACGTGCGCGGTCTGGTTGCGGTGCGGCTCTGGTTGGGTCGACGGATCAGGTGATGTCCAAGCTGGAAGCCTATCAGAAAATGGGCATTCGCGCCTTTGTCTTGTCCGGCTACCCGCATCTGGAGGAAGCGCGGCATTTCGGGGCGCGGGTGATGCCACATCTGAAAACCTGCTCACTGCCGCATGAATATGGCCGGGTGCCGCAATCGACCCCGGCAACACCCTTAGGGAATGGAGAACGTCGTTGA
- a CDS encoding GntR family transcriptional regulator — protein sequence MPTPRTSGTALPLYLQISEALTREIAAGRLADGERLAPERQLAQTYGTTVRTLRKSLSELEKQGMLERIQGSGNYVRTAQTTPSVYSMFRLELPTGGGLPTADILSVTECDKPTDLPTFGSSMRGTRIRRLRYLDSTIIAVEEIWLDAAAGHVDPAQLSDSLYRYYRLQLGFWISRAEDRVSLGTVPDWAPAQFTKPPGTTVGYIERLSWAQDLAPVEFSRTWFDTERALYVQRLT from the coding sequence ATGCCCACCCCTCGCACCTCAGGCACTGCACTGCCCCTTTACCTCCAGATCAGCGAGGCGCTGACCCGTGAGATTGCGGCTGGGAGGCTCGCGGATGGGGAGCGACTGGCACCAGAACGCCAGTTGGCGCAAACCTATGGAACGACCGTAAGAACTCTGCGCAAATCGCTGTCAGAACTGGAAAAACAAGGAATGCTGGAGCGGATTCAGGGATCTGGAAACTATGTTCGCACAGCCCAAACCACCCCCAGCGTCTATTCCATGTTTCGCCTGGAACTGCCGACAGGTGGCGGACTGCCAACTGCGGATATTCTGTCAGTCACGGAATGCGACAAACCCACGGACCTGCCGACCTTCGGCAGCAGCATGCGCGGCACCCGCATCCGCAGACTGCGCTATCTGGACAGCACGATCATCGCCGTTGAGGAGATCTGGCTGGATGCCGCAGCGGGTCATGTGGATCCCGCGCAACTGTCTGATTCCCTTTACCGCTATTACCGCCTGCAGCTGGGGTTCTGGATCAGTCGCGCCGAGGATCGGGTCTCGCTTGGGACAGTCCCCGACTGGGCGCCGGCGCAGTTTACCAAGCCCCCCGGCACCACGGTTGGGTACATTGAGCGGCTCAGCTGGGCGCAGGATCTGGCCCCGGTTGAGTTTTCACGCACATGGTTTGACACGGAAAGGGCGCTCTACGTACAGCGTCTCACTTAG
- a CDS encoding Gfo/Idh/MocA family protein: MSGPTTYGIIGCGMMGQEHLRNIALLDNTAVGAIYEPNAAMREISAELAPEAVFMDSLEALLNHPDLDCLLIASPNFRHLEQLEALAERRPLPVLVEKPLFTNLADLGRLDAFATRYKAPVWVAMEYRYMPPIAAFLRDVEAATGGIKMLSIREHRFPFLEKVDDWNRFDAKSGGTFVEKCCHFFDLMRLALGSEPVRVIASGGQDVNHLDERYSDGTPDILDNGYVIVDFSCGARAMLELCMFAEGAEYQEEVAAIGPRGKIEAFVPGPGRFWPAHLGAPPLPKLVTSPRSPKGPETQKIPVDPTLLEAGDHNGSTFYQHQKFLQLVRRERSSAEVSLHDGRMAVLMGIAAQISINERRSVEISELI, from the coding sequence ATGTCCGGACCCACCACCTATGGAATCATCGGCTGCGGCATGATGGGGCAGGAACATCTTCGCAATATTGCCCTGCTGGACAACACGGCAGTTGGCGCGATCTATGAACCGAACGCCGCCATGCGGGAGATTTCGGCTGAACTGGCGCCAGAGGCCGTGTTCATGGACAGCCTTGAAGCGCTGCTCAACCATCCAGACCTTGATTGCCTGCTGATTGCCAGCCCCAACTTCCGCCACCTGGAACAGCTGGAAGCGCTGGCCGAACGCCGCCCCCTACCGGTATTGGTGGAAAAACCACTGTTCACCAACCTCGCCGATCTTGGGCGGCTGGACGCCTTTGCCACGCGTTATAAGGCGCCGGTCTGGGTGGCGATGGAGTATCGCTACATGCCGCCAATTGCCGCCTTCCTGCGTGATGTCGAAGCAGCCACCGGCGGAATTAAAATGCTAAGCATCCGCGAACATCGGTTCCCATTTCTGGAAAAGGTTGATGACTGGAACCGCTTCGACGCCAAATCCGGCGGCACCTTTGTTGAGAAATGCTGCCATTTCTTCGATCTGATGCGGTTGGCCCTGGGATCAGAGCCAGTCCGAGTGATAGCCAGCGGGGGGCAGGACGTGAACCATCTGGATGAACGCTACAGCGATGGCACCCCCGATATTCTCGACAATGGTTATGTGATTGTGGACTTTAGCTGTGGCGCGCGCGCCATGCTGGAACTCTGCATGTTTGCCGAAGGGGCGGAGTACCAGGAGGAGGTCGCAGCCATTGGCCCACGTGGCAAGATCGAAGCCTTCGTACCCGGCCCGGGCCGGTTCTGGCCCGCCCATCTGGGCGCGCCGCCGCTGCCGAAGCTGGTGACCTCGCCACGCAGCCCCAAAGGTCCCGAAACACAAAAAATCCCGGTTGATCCCACGCTTCTTGAGGCCGGAGATCACAATGGATCCACCTTCTATCAGCATCAGAAGTTTCTTCAGTTGGTGCGCAGGGAACGCAGCTCTGCCGAGGTCAGCCTTCATGACGGGAGAATGGCAGTTCTGATGGGAATCGCGGCACAGATCTCCATCAATGAGCGACGCAGCGTAGAGATATCAGAGCTGATCTGA
- a CDS encoding ATP-binding protein: protein MFFQWLKHYMPRSLYGRAALILLVPIVTLQLVVSVVFIKRDLEDLTVQMTLTMLRELRLLEQTMAPAASQQEALLLAEPLLQPLQMQIRFLEPEEPVPLDQMGLLEFSGRVVRNTLQATAPQFISAQFPNTRRVQLVLASDHGPMALVFDRRRVTAAAPHQLIVTVIAFGFLMTIIAFVYMRNQLRPIKQLADAAQAFGRGRTEPYSPRGANEVRAAGSAFLDMRARIERQMEQRTLMLSGVSHDLRTPLTRMKLGLSMLDDEEAEPLRQDVDEMQALLDAFLDFSRGVSTSEPEEVDPYVMITLLVDGWRRQGKDVMLGEMSGKGKVMLRGSAIRRAVQNLISNAVRYGTRARVSVAMTEKFLRIRVEDDGPGIAEADRTEATRPFTRLDPARNQDLGSGVGLGLAIVTDIARAHGGTLRLEQSAALGGLQADIVIGL from the coding sequence ATGTTCTTTCAATGGCTCAAACACTATATGCCGCGCAGCCTCTACGGGCGGGCGGCGCTTATTCTGCTGGTGCCGATCGTGACGCTGCAATTGGTGGTTTCGGTTGTGTTCATCAAACGCGATCTTGAGGATCTGACGGTCCAGATGACGCTGACAATGCTGCGGGAATTGCGACTGCTGGAGCAGACCATGGCACCGGCTGCCAGTCAGCAGGAGGCGTTGTTGCTGGCAGAGCCTTTGTTGCAGCCGCTGCAGATGCAGATCCGGTTTCTGGAACCGGAGGAGCCGGTGCCGTTGGATCAGATGGGGCTGCTGGAGTTTTCCGGGCGGGTGGTGCGTAATACGTTGCAGGCCACAGCGCCGCAGTTCATTTCGGCCCAGTTCCCCAACACCCGTCGGGTCCAGTTGGTCCTTGCGAGTGATCACGGTCCGATGGCGTTGGTGTTTGATCGTCGCCGGGTGACCGCGGCGGCACCGCACCAGCTGATCGTGACAGTGATTGCCTTTGGTTTTCTGATGACGATCATCGCTTTTGTCTACATGCGCAATCAGCTGCGCCCTATCAAACAGCTCGCTGATGCGGCGCAGGCCTTTGGACGGGGGCGGACGGAGCCATACTCGCCGCGCGGCGCGAATGAGGTGCGGGCGGCTGGCAGCGCATTTCTGGACATGCGCGCGCGGATTGAACGGCAGATGGAGCAGCGGACTTTGATGCTCTCGGGGGTGAGCCATGACTTGCGCACACCGCTCACAAGGATGAAGCTGGGCCTTTCGATGCTGGACGATGAGGAGGCCGAGCCACTGCGGCAGGATGTGGATGAGATGCAGGCGCTCTTAGACGCGTTCCTTGATTTTTCGCGTGGGGTTTCGACCAGTGAGCCTGAGGAGGTCGATCCCTATGTGATGATCACGCTACTTGTGGATGGCTGGCGCCGTCAGGGTAAGGATGTGATGCTGGGTGAGATGAGCGGCAAGGGCAAGGTGATGCTGCGCGGGTCTGCGATACGGCGCGCGGTCCAGAACCTGATCTCCAACGCAGTACGCTACGGTACGCGGGCGCGGGTATCCGTGGCCATGACCGAGAAATTTCTGCGTATCCGGGTTGAGGATGATGGCCCCGGTATTGCTGAGGCGGACCGCACTGAGGCGACGCGTCCCTTCACCCGGCTGGATCCGGCGCGCAATCAGGATCTGGGCAGTGGCGTAGGTCTTGGCCTTGCTATCGTGACGGATATTGCCCGCGCCCACGGAGGCACGCTGCGGTTGGAGCAAAGTGCTGCCTTGGGAGGGTTACAGGCCGACATCGTGATCGGCCTGTAA
- a CDS encoding MBL fold metallo-hydrolase, translating into MQAPDDFNPPAGIAETLEPGLRRILAPNPSPMTYRGTNTYLIGTADVAVIDPGPASEAHLQAVLAALGPGQRISHILVSHSHLDHSPLARPLAEATGAPVYAFGDSTAGRSAVMTSLAEAGLAGGGEGIDIGFAPDISLRDGETITGPDWQLEVIHTPGHLGNHVAFAWRDACFTADHVMGWASSLVSPPDGDLTDFMASCQRLAARDWRVFYPGHGAPVTAPAARLAWLIEHRTGREAAILAELTAGPATVTELTARIYTETPPSLLVAAERNVFAHLVDLAGKSRVATDGPLSFGARFRTLR; encoded by the coding sequence ATGCAGGCACCCGATGACTTCAATCCCCCCGCCGGGATCGCCGAAACGCTAGAACCAGGGCTGCGCCGGATCCTGGCCCCGAACCCGTCGCCGATGACCTATCGAGGGACCAATACCTATCTGATCGGCACGGCGGATGTTGCGGTGATTGATCCCGGTCCGGCGAGTGAGGCACATCTGCAGGCAGTTCTCGCAGCCCTGGGGCCGGGTCAGCGTATCAGTCACATTCTGGTCAGTCATAGCCATCTGGACCACTCCCCTCTTGCCCGCCCGCTGGCAGAGGCAACCGGCGCACCGGTTTATGCCTTTGGCGACTCCACGGCCGGACGCAGCGCAGTGATGACATCGCTCGCCGAAGCCGGGCTGGCCGGTGGTGGCGAGGGCATTGATATTGGTTTCGCGCCGGACATCTCTTTGCGGGATGGCGAAACCATAACCGGACCCGACTGGCAGCTGGAGGTGATCCATACCCCTGGCCATCTCGGCAACCATGTCGCGTTTGCGTGGCGGGATGCTTGTTTCACCGCCGATCACGTGATGGGCTGGGCCAGCTCTCTGGTCTCGCCTCCTGATGGTGATCTGACCGATTTCATGGCCTCCTGCCAGCGACTGGCCGCCCGCGACTGGCGGGTGTTTTACCCCGGCCATGGGGCCCCGGTGACAGCCCCCGCCGCCCGCCTCGCGTGGCTGATTGAGCATCGCACTGGGCGAGAAGCCGCAATCCTTGCCGAACTCACTGCCGGTCCCGCCACCGTCACCGAGCTGACAGCGCGGATATACACCGAAACTCCGCCCTCCCTGCTTGTTGCGGCTGAACGCAATGTCTTTGCACACCTTGTTGATCTTGCGGGAAAATCCCGGGTTGCAACGGATGGCCCGCTGTCCTTCGGTGCGCGTTTCAGAACTCTGCGCTGA
- a CDS encoding tetracycline resistance MFS efflux pump, whose translation MKLTGPFLFILATLMIDAIGVGIVFPIMPDLMLRVGAQSTAEGALWSGIMMSAYAAAMFLFGPIVGSLSDSYGRRPVLILALVTLTIDYVIMALAQTYWMLLVGRVIAGMAGATYITATAYISDIAKPTERSAAFGMIGAAFGIGFVLGPALGGLASGLHISAPFWIAAGLSALNVVFGIVILPESLKPENRRPFGKRDLNPFGTLIRAFVIPGLAIPLICIFVFEFANLVYPTLWSFWGREVFGWDGFTIGVTLSAYGVLIAAVQAGILPQMTKRLGDFKTLIIAMVAAVIAMVGFGFASAIWVVVVFLPIAALSDMAPPLITAFAANRVGEDQQGVVQGVIASLSSVAAVVAPLVLTGVFERFVGEAEWYLPGAPFLVAAVLVLALAPLVLRLRDHDSRSSN comes from the coding sequence ATGAAGTTAACCGGCCCTTTCCTGTTTATTCTGGCCACTTTGATGATCGATGCCATCGGCGTTGGCATCGTGTTCCCGATCATGCCAGACCTGATGCTGCGGGTTGGCGCGCAAAGCACCGCAGAAGGCGCCTTGTGGAGCGGTATCATGATGTCAGCCTATGCTGCCGCGATGTTTCTGTTTGGCCCGATTGTGGGCAGCCTGTCGGATTCCTATGGGCGCAGGCCGGTCCTGATCCTTGCACTTGTGACGCTCACTATCGACTATGTGATCATGGCGCTGGCGCAGACCTACTGGATGCTGCTGGTCGGGCGCGTCATCGCGGGGATGGCAGGCGCGACCTATATTACGGCAACCGCCTATATTTCCGACATTGCCAAGCCAACAGAACGCAGCGCGGCGTTTGGCATGATCGGCGCGGCGTTTGGCATTGGGTTTGTGCTGGGACCAGCGCTTGGAGGGCTGGCATCGGGCCTGCATATCAGCGCGCCGTTCTGGATTGCGGCCGGTCTCTCCGCTCTCAACGTGGTGTTTGGGATTGTTATCCTGCCGGAGTCCCTGAAACCTGAAAACCGTCGCCCGTTTGGCAAACGCGATCTCAACCCCTTTGGTACGCTGATCCGCGCCTTTGTTATTCCGGGGTTGGCGATCCCATTGATCTGCATCTTCGTCTTTGAGTTCGCCAATCTGGTCTACCCGACGCTCTGGTCTTTCTGGGGCCGTGAGGTGTTTGGCTGGGATGGGTTTACCATTGGGGTGACGCTGTCTGCCTATGGCGTCCTGATCGCAGCGGTGCAGGCTGGAATCCTGCCGCAGATGACCAAACGTCTGGGAGATTTTAAAACCCTGATCATCGCGATGGTGGCGGCGGTGATCGCTATGGTCGGCTTCGGTTTCGCCAGCGCAATCTGGGTTGTGGTGGTCTTTCTGCCGATTGCGGCCCTGTCTGATATGGCGCCACCGCTGATCACCGCCTTTGCCGCCAACCGGGTAGGTGAAGACCAGCAAGGGGTGGTGCAGGGGGTGATTGCGTCGCTGTCATCCGTCGCAGCCGTTGTGGCGCCGCTCGTGCTGACGGGGGTCTTCGAACGATTTGTCGGTGAAGCCGAATGGTACCTTCCGGGCGCGCCATTCTTGGTCGCGGCAGTGCTGGTTCTGGCATTGGCACCGTTGGTTTTGCGTCTTAGGGATCATGATAGCCGGTCGTCAAACTGA